From Coffea arabica cultivar ET-39 chromosome 9c, Coffea Arabica ET-39 HiFi, whole genome shotgun sequence, one genomic window encodes:
- the LOC140014276 gene encoding G-type lectin S-receptor-like serine/threonine-protein kinase At1g11330 isoform X3, whose translation MRLSSSTKGQKIRLTSWRSPSDPSIGSFSLGIEAKQIPQLFIWNDNKPYWRSGPWNNNVFIGVPAMDPVYLNGFNLVTDDAGLVSATFTYSNDSGLLYLELSSSGSVLQKVLSDRKGDWEVTWSSQGSQCDVYGICGPFGSCKPHGSPICTCLQGFEPRDKVEWEGGNWTSGCTRRAMLQCERNNSVRSEGKQDGFLKLPNTKVPDLAEWVATSEDECGTQCSNNCSCLAYASYPGIGCMHWTGSLIDIQQFPSSDGADLYIRVPYSELGKKRDMKAVIATSVIAASLSFALSAYFCWKWLAKRKGKQDQISLIEAGEVYNVESLFSDNLEQPKLEELPLYSYETLANATDDFEPKSELGKGGFGPVYKGKLSDGQGIAVKKLSKSSGQGTEEFMNEVMVISKLQHRNLVRLLGCCVGREEKMLVYEYMPNKSLDTYLFEPSKRGLLDWNTRISIIEGIARGLLYLHRDSRLKIIHRDLKASNILLDDQLKPKISDFGLARIFGGNQDQANTNRVVGTYGYMAPEYAMEGRFSEKSDVYSFGVLLLEIVSGRRNTGFYHDEYELSLLGYAWKLWNGNDITNLIDPLIFDPCIEVEVMRYVHVGLLCVQEYTKDRPNVSTVLSMLNSEIADLPRPNLPAYIGRLGASAGCPQKSTDSVNGATLTGVQGR comes from the exons ATgagattaagttcaagtacGAAAGGCCAGAAAATACGATTGACCTCTTGGAGAAGTCCTTCTGATCCATCTATCGGAAGTTTCTCCCTAGGTATTGAAGCCAAGCAAATTCCACAACTCTTCATTTGGAACGACAATAAACCTTATTGGCGCAGTGGTCCATGGAACAACAATGTCTTTATTGGAGTTCCTGCCATGGATCCAGTTTATCTAAATGGTTTTAACCTGGTAACGGATGATGCAGGATTGGTGTCTGCTACCTTCACGTATTCAAATGATAGTGGTTTGTTGTACCTTGAATTGAGTTCCTCAGGGTCTGTACTGCAGAAAGTTTTATCAGATAGAAAAGGGGATTGGGAGGTTACATGGTCAAGCCAAGGAAGTCAATGTGATGTCTATGGCATATGTGGACCTTTTGGAAGCTGCAAACCCCATGGTTCACCTATTTGTACATGTTTGCAAGGTTTTGAGCCTAGAGATAAGGTGGAATGGGAAGGAGGAAACTGGACTAGTGGTTGCACAAGAAGGGCAATGCTACAATGTGAGAGAAATAATTCTGTTCGTTCTGAGGGCAAACAAGATGGATTCTTGAAGCTCCCAAACACTAAAGTTCCAGATTTGGCTGAATGGGTCGCAACTTCAGAAGACGAATGTGGTACTCAGTGCTCAAATAATTGCTCCTGTTTAGCTTATGCCTCTTATCCAGGCATTGGCTGTATGCACTGGACGGGAAGCTTAATTGATATACAGCAGTTTCCCTCTTCTGATGGGGCAGATTTATACATACGTGTGCCTTATTCTGAACTTG GCAAGAAAAGGGACATGAAAGCAGTCATTGCAACCTCAGTAATTGCAGCATCTTTATCCTTTGCATTGTCTGCATACTTTTGTTGGAAGTGGCTGGCTAAGCGGAAGG GGAAACAAGATCAGATTTCATTAATTGAAGCAGGGGAAGTATATAATGTCGAAAGCTTGTTTAGCGACAACTTGGAGCAACCCAAGCTTGAAGAGCTACCACTTTATAGTTACGAAACTTTAGCTAATGCAacagatgattttgaaccaaaaagTGAGCTTGGAAAAGGTGGCTTTGGCCCTGTCTACAAG GGAAAGCTATCAGATGGACAGGGGATAGCTGTGAAAAAGCTTTCAAAATCTTCTGGTCAAGGAACTGAGGAGTTTATGAATGAGGTTATGGTGATTTCTAAACTTCAACATCGAAATCTTGTTAGACTTCTTGGCTGCTGTGttggaagagaagaaaaaatgcTTGTGTATGAATACATGCCAAATAAGAGCTTGGATACCTATCTCTTTG AGCCATCGAAACGTGGTTTACTTGATTGGAACACCCGCATTAGCATCATTGAGGGGATTGCAAGAGGCCTCCTTTACCTTCACAGGGATTCAAGATTGAAAATTATTCACAGGGATCTAAAAGCAAGCAACATCCTCTTAGATGACCAGCTTAAGCCAAAAATATCAGATTTCGGCTTAGCAAGAATTTTCGGCGGCAACCAAGATCAAGCAAATACCAACAGGGTTGTAGGAACCTA TGGCTACATGGCCCCTGAATATGCAATGGAGGGAAGATTTTCAGAAAAGTCAGATGTTTACAGTTTCGGAGTGCTATTATTGGAGATTGTAAGTGGAAGGAGAAACACAGGCTTTTACCATGATGAGTACGAGCTCAGCCTTTTAGGATAT GCCTGGAAATTGTGGAATGGAAATGATATAACAAATTTGATAGACCCGTTGATCTTTGATCCATGCATCGAAGTGGAGGTCATGAGATACGTACATGTAGGACTACTATGCGTGCAAGAATATACAAAGGATCGGCCAAATGTCTCAACTGTTCTGTCAATGCTGAATAGTGAAATTGCAGACCTTCCTCGTCCTAATTTACCAGCTTATATAGGAAGATTGGGTGCTTCAGCCGGATGTCCTCAAAAAAGCACAGATTCTGTGAATGGTGCAACTCTAACAGGTGTTCAAGGCAGATAG
- the LOC140014276 gene encoding G-type lectin S-receptor-like serine/threonine-protein kinase At1g11300 isoform X1, producing MITSQSPRRGSLFLLLACFCLEACTAVDYITITQPLQDSETVVSSGQTFKLGFFSPANSSDRYVGIMFNVPAVAVVWVANRDRPLNDSSGTLTISGDGNLVVLNGQKEILWSSNVSNSVANSTAQLLDTGNFVLTDNPSGRTLWESFQIPTDSYLRRMRLSSSTKGQKIRLTSWRSPSDPSIGSFSLGIEAKQIPQLFIWNDNKPYWRSGPWNNNVFIGVPAMDPVYLNGFNLVTDDAGLVSATFTYSNDSGLLYLELSSSGSVLQKVLSDRKGDWEVTWSSQGSQCDVYGICGPFGSCKPHGSPICTCLQGFEPRDKVEWEGGNWTSGCTRRAMLQCERNNSVRSEGKQDGFLKLPNTKVPDLAEWVATSEDECGTQCSNNCSCLAYASYPGIGCMHWTGSLIDIQQFPSSDGADLYIRVPYSELGKKRDMKAVIATSVIAASLSFALSAYFCWKWLAKRKGKQDQISLIEAGEVYNVESLFSDNLEQPKLEELPLYSYETLANATDDFEPKSELGKGGFGPVYKGKLSDGQGIAVKKLSKSSGQGTEEFMNEVMVISKLQHRNLVRLLGCCVGREEKMLVYEYMPNKSLDTYLFEPSKRGLLDWNTRISIIEGIARGLLYLHRDSRLKIIHRDLKASNILLDDQLKPKISDFGLARIFGGNQDQANTNRVVGTYGYMAPEYAMEGRFSEKSDVYSFGVLLLEIVSGRRNTGFYHDEYELSLLGYAWKLWNGNDITNLIDPLIFDPCIEVEVMRYVHVGLLCVQEYTKDRPNVSTVLSMLNSEIADLPRPNLPAYIGRLGASAGCPQKSTDSVNGATLTGVQGR from the exons ATGAtaacttctcaatcaccaaggaggGGATCCCTTTTTCTACTGCTTGCTTGCTTCTGTTTAGAAGCTTGTACAGCGGTGGATTATATAACAATCACTCAGCCTCTGCAGGACTCCGAAACTGTAGTTTCTTCAGGCCAGACTttcaaattaggatttttcagTCCTGCAAATAGTAGTGATCGATATGTTGGAATCATGTTCAATGTTCCTGCAGTTGCAGTAGTATGGGTGGCTAATAGAGACAGACCATTAAATGATTCATCAGGAACTCTGACAATCTCAGGAGACGGCAATCTTGTGGTCTTGAATGGGCAGAAGGAGATACTATGGTCATCTAACGTTTCAAATTCTGTGGCAAATTCTACTGCACAACTCTTGGATACTGGAAACTTCGTTTTGACAGACAATCCCAGTGGAAGAACTCTGTGGGAAAGTTTTCAGATTCCGACAGACTCATATCTCCGGCGGATgagattaagttcaagtacGAAAGGCCAGAAAATACGATTGACCTCTTGGAGAAGTCCTTCTGATCCATCTATCGGAAGTTTCTCCCTAGGTATTGAAGCCAAGCAAATTCCACAACTCTTCATTTGGAACGACAATAAACCTTATTGGCGCAGTGGTCCATGGAACAACAATGTCTTTATTGGAGTTCCTGCCATGGATCCAGTTTATCTAAATGGTTTTAACCTGGTAACGGATGATGCAGGATTGGTGTCTGCTACCTTCACGTATTCAAATGATAGTGGTTTGTTGTACCTTGAATTGAGTTCCTCAGGGTCTGTACTGCAGAAAGTTTTATCAGATAGAAAAGGGGATTGGGAGGTTACATGGTCAAGCCAAGGAAGTCAATGTGATGTCTATGGCATATGTGGACCTTTTGGAAGCTGCAAACCCCATGGTTCACCTATTTGTACATGTTTGCAAGGTTTTGAGCCTAGAGATAAGGTGGAATGGGAAGGAGGAAACTGGACTAGTGGTTGCACAAGAAGGGCAATGCTACAATGTGAGAGAAATAATTCTGTTCGTTCTGAGGGCAAACAAGATGGATTCTTGAAGCTCCCAAACACTAAAGTTCCAGATTTGGCTGAATGGGTCGCAACTTCAGAAGACGAATGTGGTACTCAGTGCTCAAATAATTGCTCCTGTTTAGCTTATGCCTCTTATCCAGGCATTGGCTGTATGCACTGGACGGGAAGCTTAATTGATATACAGCAGTTTCCCTCTTCTGATGGGGCAGATTTATACATACGTGTGCCTTATTCTGAACTTG GCAAGAAAAGGGACATGAAAGCAGTCATTGCAACCTCAGTAATTGCAGCATCTTTATCCTTTGCATTGTCTGCATACTTTTGTTGGAAGTGGCTGGCTAAGCGGAAGG GGAAACAAGATCAGATTTCATTAATTGAAGCAGGGGAAGTATATAATGTCGAAAGCTTGTTTAGCGACAACTTGGAGCAACCCAAGCTTGAAGAGCTACCACTTTATAGTTACGAAACTTTAGCTAATGCAacagatgattttgaaccaaaaagTGAGCTTGGAAAAGGTGGCTTTGGCCCTGTCTACAAG GGAAAGCTATCAGATGGACAGGGGATAGCTGTGAAAAAGCTTTCAAAATCTTCTGGTCAAGGAACTGAGGAGTTTATGAATGAGGTTATGGTGATTTCTAAACTTCAACATCGAAATCTTGTTAGACTTCTTGGCTGCTGTGttggaagagaagaaaaaatgcTTGTGTATGAATACATGCCAAATAAGAGCTTGGATACCTATCTCTTTG AGCCATCGAAACGTGGTTTACTTGATTGGAACACCCGCATTAGCATCATTGAGGGGATTGCAAGAGGCCTCCTTTACCTTCACAGGGATTCAAGATTGAAAATTATTCACAGGGATCTAAAAGCAAGCAACATCCTCTTAGATGACCAGCTTAAGCCAAAAATATCAGATTTCGGCTTAGCAAGAATTTTCGGCGGCAACCAAGATCAAGCAAATACCAACAGGGTTGTAGGAACCTA TGGCTACATGGCCCCTGAATATGCAATGGAGGGAAGATTTTCAGAAAAGTCAGATGTTTACAGTTTCGGAGTGCTATTATTGGAGATTGTAAGTGGAAGGAGAAACACAGGCTTTTACCATGATGAGTACGAGCTCAGCCTTTTAGGATAT GCCTGGAAATTGTGGAATGGAAATGATATAACAAATTTGATAGACCCGTTGATCTTTGATCCATGCATCGAAGTGGAGGTCATGAGATACGTACATGTAGGACTACTATGCGTGCAAGAATATACAAAGGATCGGCCAAATGTCTCAACTGTTCTGTCAATGCTGAATAGTGAAATTGCAGACCTTCCTCGTCCTAATTTACCAGCTTATATAGGAAGATTGGGTGCTTCAGCCGGATGTCCTCAAAAAAGCACAGATTCTGTGAATGGTGCAACTCTAACAGGTGTTCAAGGCAGATAG
- the LOC140014276 gene encoding G-type lectin S-receptor-like serine/threonine-protein kinase At1g11300 isoform X2, protein MITSQSPRRGSLFLLLACFCLEACTAVDYITITQPLQDSETVVSSGQTFKLGFFSPANSSDRYVGIMFNVPAVAVVWVANRDRPLNDSSGTLTISGDGNLVVLNGQKEILWSSNVSNSVANSTAQLLDTGNFVLTDNPSGRTLWESFQIPTDSYLRRMRLSSSTKGQKIRLTSWRSPSDPSIGSFSLGIEAKQIPQLFIWNDNKPYWRSGPWNNNVFIGVPAMDPVYLNGFNLVTDDAGLVSATFTYSNDSGLLYLELSSSGSVLQKVLSDRKGDWEVTWSSQGSQCDVYGICGPFGSCKPHGSPICTCLQGFEPRDKVEWEGGNWTSGCTRRAMLQCERNNSVRSEGKQDGFLKLPNTKVPDLAEWVATSEDECGTQCSNNCSCLAYASYPGIGCMHWTGSLIDIQQFPSSDGADLYIRVPYSELGKKRDMKAVIATSVIAASLSFALSAYFCWKWLAKRKGKQDQISLIEAGEVYNVESLFSDNLEQPKLEELPLYSYETLANATDDFEPKSELGKGGFGPVYKGKLSDGQGIAVKKLSKSSGQGTEEFMNEVMVISKLQHRNLVRLLGCCVGREEKMLVYEYMPNKSLDTYLFEPSKRGLLDWNTRISIIEGIARGLLYLHRDSRLKIIHRDLKASNILLDDQLKPKISDFGLARIFGGNQDQANTNRVVGTYGYMAPEYAMEGRFSEKSDVYSFGVLLLEIVSGRRNTGFYHDEPGNCGMEMI, encoded by the exons ATGAtaacttctcaatcaccaaggaggGGATCCCTTTTTCTACTGCTTGCTTGCTTCTGTTTAGAAGCTTGTACAGCGGTGGATTATATAACAATCACTCAGCCTCTGCAGGACTCCGAAACTGTAGTTTCTTCAGGCCAGACTttcaaattaggatttttcagTCCTGCAAATAGTAGTGATCGATATGTTGGAATCATGTTCAATGTTCCTGCAGTTGCAGTAGTATGGGTGGCTAATAGAGACAGACCATTAAATGATTCATCAGGAACTCTGACAATCTCAGGAGACGGCAATCTTGTGGTCTTGAATGGGCAGAAGGAGATACTATGGTCATCTAACGTTTCAAATTCTGTGGCAAATTCTACTGCACAACTCTTGGATACTGGAAACTTCGTTTTGACAGACAATCCCAGTGGAAGAACTCTGTGGGAAAGTTTTCAGATTCCGACAGACTCATATCTCCGGCGGATgagattaagttcaagtacGAAAGGCCAGAAAATACGATTGACCTCTTGGAGAAGTCCTTCTGATCCATCTATCGGAAGTTTCTCCCTAGGTATTGAAGCCAAGCAAATTCCACAACTCTTCATTTGGAACGACAATAAACCTTATTGGCGCAGTGGTCCATGGAACAACAATGTCTTTATTGGAGTTCCTGCCATGGATCCAGTTTATCTAAATGGTTTTAACCTGGTAACGGATGATGCAGGATTGGTGTCTGCTACCTTCACGTATTCAAATGATAGTGGTTTGTTGTACCTTGAATTGAGTTCCTCAGGGTCTGTACTGCAGAAAGTTTTATCAGATAGAAAAGGGGATTGGGAGGTTACATGGTCAAGCCAAGGAAGTCAATGTGATGTCTATGGCATATGTGGACCTTTTGGAAGCTGCAAACCCCATGGTTCACCTATTTGTACATGTTTGCAAGGTTTTGAGCCTAGAGATAAGGTGGAATGGGAAGGAGGAAACTGGACTAGTGGTTGCACAAGAAGGGCAATGCTACAATGTGAGAGAAATAATTCTGTTCGTTCTGAGGGCAAACAAGATGGATTCTTGAAGCTCCCAAACACTAAAGTTCCAGATTTGGCTGAATGGGTCGCAACTTCAGAAGACGAATGTGGTACTCAGTGCTCAAATAATTGCTCCTGTTTAGCTTATGCCTCTTATCCAGGCATTGGCTGTATGCACTGGACGGGAAGCTTAATTGATATACAGCAGTTTCCCTCTTCTGATGGGGCAGATTTATACATACGTGTGCCTTATTCTGAACTTG GCAAGAAAAGGGACATGAAAGCAGTCATTGCAACCTCAGTAATTGCAGCATCTTTATCCTTTGCATTGTCTGCATACTTTTGTTGGAAGTGGCTGGCTAAGCGGAAGG GGAAACAAGATCAGATTTCATTAATTGAAGCAGGGGAAGTATATAATGTCGAAAGCTTGTTTAGCGACAACTTGGAGCAACCCAAGCTTGAAGAGCTACCACTTTATAGTTACGAAACTTTAGCTAATGCAacagatgattttgaaccaaaaagTGAGCTTGGAAAAGGTGGCTTTGGCCCTGTCTACAAG GGAAAGCTATCAGATGGACAGGGGATAGCTGTGAAAAAGCTTTCAAAATCTTCTGGTCAAGGAACTGAGGAGTTTATGAATGAGGTTATGGTGATTTCTAAACTTCAACATCGAAATCTTGTTAGACTTCTTGGCTGCTGTGttggaagagaagaaaaaatgcTTGTGTATGAATACATGCCAAATAAGAGCTTGGATACCTATCTCTTTG AGCCATCGAAACGTGGTTTACTTGATTGGAACACCCGCATTAGCATCATTGAGGGGATTGCAAGAGGCCTCCTTTACCTTCACAGGGATTCAAGATTGAAAATTATTCACAGGGATCTAAAAGCAAGCAACATCCTCTTAGATGACCAGCTTAAGCCAAAAATATCAGATTTCGGCTTAGCAAGAATTTTCGGCGGCAACCAAGATCAAGCAAATACCAACAGGGTTGTAGGAACCTA TGGCTACATGGCCCCTGAATATGCAATGGAGGGAAGATTTTCAGAAAAGTCAGATGTTTACAGTTTCGGAGTGCTATTATTGGAGATTGTAAGTGGAAGGAGAAACACAGGCTTTTACCATGATGA GCCTGGAAATTGTGGAATGGAAATGATATAA
- the LOC113708614 gene encoding uncharacterized protein isoform X1, with translation MERFFKPKRVRSGESSNEPNISEPVQNQSCVELNLNDIVSDPGLRKSVEKFDISLRDHVRRDYLTRGPCQPIGHMYPKTSFGKQHRSFQDSWYQKFVWLEYSISKDAAFCFWCFLFKTQNKGGRYAEDAFTKTGFNNWKKAMERFNEHIGAVNSCHNDARIQFESFQDQRHSVSNVLRSCGREIDIAYRTRLTAALDVTRFLLKQGLAFRGNDESTSSSNRGNFLELFEWYSQRNTEIFEVVNQNAPANNQLTSPMIQKELAHACASEITSVIINDIGDNYFSLIVDESRDSSVKEQMGVILRYVNKEGRVIERFLAIVHVSDTTSLCLKDAIDSLFAQHGLSLSKLRGQGYDGASNMRGEFNGLKALILQENPYAMYIHCFAHQLQLVIVAVAKGNIIVSEFFVYVSMIVNLTGVSCKRRDQLRQIEHDKIVTLLDSGDIISGKGKNQETSLARPGDTRWGSHYLTLLRLSSMWASVIGILGNIQDDASTSDNRGMARGLIDRMNDYEFVFALHLMKYLLGITNDLSLVLQQRDQNIVQAMSLIDTMKSQLQDFREEGWQIILDEVNNFCELNMIPVIDMEDSIAIRGNARRSRRGQTITNFHHYRVEIFCEVVDLIIQEMNNRFSEVSTELLSCIACLDPKSSFSQFNVQKLLRLADLYPEDFSSNDYLYLESQLRNYIYNVQRDPQFSEVGDLGSLAQQMVKTGKNTVFPLVYRLIQLALVLPVATASVERVFSAMNIVKTDLRNKMGDEWMNDCLVVYIEKDIFATIENEQILQRFQRMKTRRMQLPPLRYSSATTTNTSSVNQ, from the exons ATGGAGAGATTCTTTAAACCTAAACGAGTCCGTAGTGGTGAATCTTCAAATGAGCCTAATATTAGTGAACCAGTTCAAAATCAATCTTGTGTGGAATTGAATTTAAATGATATTGTTAGTGATCCGGGATTACGAAAATCAGTTGAGAAATTTGATATTTCTCTTCGAGACCATGTCCGAAGAGATTATTTGACTAGGGGACCTTGCCAACCGATTGGCCATATGTATCCAAAAACATCATTTGGTAAACAACATAGAAGTTTCCAAGATAGTTGGTATCAAAAGTTTGTATGGTTAGAGTATAGCATATCGAAAGATGCGGCGTTTTGCTTTTGGTGCTTTCTtttcaaaacacaaaataaggGAGGTCGATATGCAGAGGATGCCTTTACAAAAACGGGATTCAATAATTGGAAAAAGGCAATGGAAAGATTTAATGAACATATTGGAGCTGTGAATAGTTGCCATAATGATGCTAGAATACAGTTTGAAAGTTTTCAAGATCAAAGGCATAGTGTGTCAAATGTGCTACGATCTTGTGGGCGCGAAATAGATATTGCATATCGCACCCGTTTAACTGCTGCTCTGGATGTGACCCGCTTTCTTTTGAAGCAAGGATTGGCTTTTCGTGGAAATGATGAGTCAACTAGTTCTTCAAATAGAGgcaattttcttgaattgtttgAGTGGTATAGCCAGCGAAATACTGAGATTTTTGAGGTTGTAAATCAAAATGCTCCTGCAAATAATCAACTAACTTCTCCAATGATTCAAAAAGAGCTGGCACATGCTTGTGCCTCAGAGATCACAAGTGTTATAATCAATGATATTGGAGACAATTATTTTTCCCTAATAGTTGATGAGTCTCGAGACAGTTCAGTGAAAGAGCAAATGGGAGTTATTTTGAGATATGTGAACAAAGAAGGGCGTGTGATTGAACGTTTCCTTGCAATTGTACATGTGTCTGACACCACATCTCTTTGTTTGAAAGATGCAATTGATTCTTTATTCGCGCAACACGGATTATCATTATCCAAATTGAGAGGTCAAGGATATGATGGAGCTTCAAATATGCGAGGTGAGTTCAATGGTTTGAAGGCCCTTATATTACAAGAAAATCCCTATGCGATGTATATTCACTGTTTTGCTCACCAACTCCAGTTAGTTATTGTTGCTGTTGCTAAGGGAAATATCATTGTCAGTGAATTCTTTGTCTATGTCTCTATGATTGTCAATTTAACTGGAGTATCATGTAAAAGGAGAGATCAATTAAGACAAATAGAACATGATAAGATTGTTACACTTTTAGACAGTGGAGATATTATTAGTGGAAAAggcaaaaatcaagaaactagTTTAGCAAGACCAGGGGATACTCGTTGGGGATCACACTATCTAACATTACTTCGTCTATCCTCTATGTGGGCTTCGGTGATTGGAATATTGGGAAATATACAAGATGATGCCTCCACTTCTGACAATAGAGGTATGGCCAGGGGTTTGATTGATAGAATGAATGATTATGAGTTTGTTTTTGCATTGCACCTGATGAAGTATTTATTGGGAATCACAAATGACTTGTCACTTGTTTTGCAACAAAGGGATCAAAATATTGTCCAAGCCATGAGTTTGATTGATACTATGAAATCTCAATTGCAAGACTTTAGGGAAGAGGGATGGCAAATAATTTTAGATGAAGTCAacaatttttgtgagttgaatatGATTCCCGTGATTGATATGGAAGACAGTATAGCAATCCGTGGCAATGCCAGGCGCAGTCGCAGAGGTCAAACCATCACTAATTTTCATCATTATCGCGTGGAAATTTTTTGTGAG GTTGTTGATTTAATTATACAAGAGATGAATAATCGTTTCTCGGAAGTTAGCACGGAATTGCTTAGTTGCATAGCATGTCTTGATCCAAAAAGTTCTTTCTCTCAATTCAATGTGCAGAAACTACTCCGTCTTGCTGATTTATATCCTGAAGACTTCTCAAGTAACGATTATTTATATCTTGAGTCTCAACTTcgaaattatatttataatgtGCAACGCGATCCTCAATTTTCAGAAGTTGGAGATTTGGGAAGTCTTGCTCAACAAATGGTTAAAACTGGTAAAAATACAGTTTTTCCATTGGTTTATCGTCTGATCCAGTTGGCATTAGTTCTACCAGTTGCGACTGCTTCTGTTGAAAGAGTATTTTCTGCAATGAATATTGTCAAGACTGATTTGCGCAACAAAATGGGAGACGAGTGGATGAATGACTGTCTGGTTGTATACATCGAGAAGGATATTTTTGCAACAATTGAAAATGAGCAAATATTGCAACGTTTTCAACGGATGAAGACTCGCAGAATGCAATTGCCTCCTCTTCGTTATTCGAGTGCAACAACTACCAATACTTCAAGTGTTAATCAATAA
- the LOC113708614 gene encoding uncharacterized protein isoform X2, producing MERFFKPKRVRSGESSNEPNISEPVQNQSCVELNLNDIVSDPGLRKSVEKFDISLRDHVRRDYLTRGPCQPIGHMYPKTSFGKQHRSFQDSWYQKFVWLEYSISKDAAFCFWCFLFKTQNKGGRYAEDAFTKTGFNNWKKAMERFNEHIGAVNSCHNDARIQFESFQDQRHSVSNVLRSCGREIDIAYRTRLTAALDVTRFLLKQGLAFRGNDESTSSSNRGNFLELFEWYSQRNTEIFEVVNQNAPANNQLTSPMIQKELAHACASEITSVIINDIGDNYFSLIVDESRDSSVKEQMGVILRYVNKEGRVIERFLAIVHVSDTTSLCLKDAIDSLFAQHGLSLSKLRGQGYDGASNMRDFREEGWQIILDEVNNFCELNMIPVIDMEDSIAIRGNARRSRRGQTITNFHHYRVEIFCEVVDLIIQEMNNRFSEVSTELLSCIACLDPKSSFSQFNVQKLLRLADLYPEDFSSNDYLYLESQLRNYIYNVQRDPQFSEVGDLGSLAQQMVKTGKNTVFPLVYRLIQLALVLPVATASVERVFSAMNIVKTDLRNKMGDEWMNDCLVVYIEKDIFATIENEQILQRFQRMKTRRMQLPPLRYSSATTTNTSSVNQ from the exons ATGGAGAGATTCTTTAAACCTAAACGAGTCCGTAGTGGTGAATCTTCAAATGAGCCTAATATTAGTGAACCAGTTCAAAATCAATCTTGTGTGGAATTGAATTTAAATGATATTGTTAGTGATCCGGGATTACGAAAATCAGTTGAGAAATTTGATATTTCTCTTCGAGACCATGTCCGAAGAGATTATTTGACTAGGGGACCTTGCCAACCGATTGGCCATATGTATCCAAAAACATCATTTGGTAAACAACATAGAAGTTTCCAAGATAGTTGGTATCAAAAGTTTGTATGGTTAGAGTATAGCATATCGAAAGATGCGGCGTTTTGCTTTTGGTGCTTTCTtttcaaaacacaaaataaggGAGGTCGATATGCAGAGGATGCCTTTACAAAAACGGGATTCAATAATTGGAAAAAGGCAATGGAAAGATTTAATGAACATATTGGAGCTGTGAATAGTTGCCATAATGATGCTAGAATACAGTTTGAAAGTTTTCAAGATCAAAGGCATAGTGTGTCAAATGTGCTACGATCTTGTGGGCGCGAAATAGATATTGCATATCGCACCCGTTTAACTGCTGCTCTGGATGTGACCCGCTTTCTTTTGAAGCAAGGATTGGCTTTTCGTGGAAATGATGAGTCAACTAGTTCTTCAAATAGAGgcaattttcttgaattgtttgAGTGGTATAGCCAGCGAAATACTGAGATTTTTGAGGTTGTAAATCAAAATGCTCCTGCAAATAATCAACTAACTTCTCCAATGATTCAAAAAGAGCTGGCACATGCTTGTGCCTCAGAGATCACAAGTGTTATAATCAATGATATTGGAGACAATTATTTTTCCCTAATAGTTGATGAGTCTCGAGACAGTTCAGTGAAAGAGCAAATGGGAGTTATTTTGAGATATGTGAACAAAGAAGGGCGTGTGATTGAACGTTTCCTTGCAATTGTACATGTGTCTGACACCACATCTCTTTGTTTGAAAGATGCAATTGATTCTTTATTCGCGCAACACGGATTATCATTATCCAAATTGAGAGGTCAAGGATATGATGGAGCTTCAAATATGCGAG ACTTTAGGGAAGAGGGATGGCAAATAATTTTAGATGAAGTCAacaatttttgtgagttgaatatGATTCCCGTGATTGATATGGAAGACAGTATAGCAATCCGTGGCAATGCCAGGCGCAGTCGCAGAGGTCAAACCATCACTAATTTTCATCATTATCGCGTGGAAATTTTTTGTGAG GTTGTTGATTTAATTATACAAGAGATGAATAATCGTTTCTCGGAAGTTAGCACGGAATTGCTTAGTTGCATAGCATGTCTTGATCCAAAAAGTTCTTTCTCTCAATTCAATGTGCAGAAACTACTCCGTCTTGCTGATTTATATCCTGAAGACTTCTCAAGTAACGATTATTTATATCTTGAGTCTCAACTTcgaaattatatttataatgtGCAACGCGATCCTCAATTTTCAGAAGTTGGAGATTTGGGAAGTCTTGCTCAACAAATGGTTAAAACTGGTAAAAATACAGTTTTTCCATTGGTTTATCGTCTGATCCAGTTGGCATTAGTTCTACCAGTTGCGACTGCTTCTGTTGAAAGAGTATTTTCTGCAATGAATATTGTCAAGACTGATTTGCGCAACAAAATGGGAGACGAGTGGATGAATGACTGTCTGGTTGTATACATCGAGAAGGATATTTTTGCAACAATTGAAAATGAGCAAATATTGCAACGTTTTCAACGGATGAAGACTCGCAGAATGCAATTGCCTCCTCTTCGTTATTCGAGTGCAACAACTACCAATACTTCAAGTGTTAATCAATAA